Sequence from the Argentina anserina chromosome 7, drPotAnse1.1, whole genome shotgun sequence genome:
aatatttccacataaacaacaacttacaatcttcatagacaaagaattgtagattaacacaaatagacgaagccatggagatgagttgcgagaatcacacgttgtaggaaccttggaggtgtgtcttcaatggtgaaactcggtggagatgatgatggttttggggtggacggcttggctaatttgtgagggaagtttatggtggtgttttggtagagttttggctcttgaatgctaatgagaagtgatgatatttgagaggtgaggccatgtatatatagaggaaagatggagggtttgaaattgcttctttcttcctataaacatgccatgctttaatccctaaaacatggaaagttttattccctaaaacatgccatgctttaatgaataaaacatggaaagttttattccctaaaacatgtcatgttttaatccctaaaacatgtcatgttttatgcctttaatgatcatcttctatttaattgttgcatgacttggctccatctttttttttctttaattatctcttcaatccaatctgaaaataagaaaataaaatcataagtaagagataattagtttcaaaacctaacaaggattcctagtcaaactaggactctaaaccaattatgcgttttaactcatgtaagcacaaaaatgcatccaataccgctcaagactcttattacgactcaatgacttaatagtacaacaataagggctaagcaaagtacaaattgaggtaaaaacatgttaaaaacgtcgcacaaagtgctcctatcagagcCTGACTGTAACAACTCTGATTTATCCAAAATCGGGGTTGTTTGGAGAGGTTTCTCTGATCAAAAGATAGAGGATGAGATATGGAGTAGAATTATATGGTTCCATGTGTGGGTTCTTGCTAGGTGGGGAATAGAGCCGTCGGTGTTGTTCGGTAGAGGACATGGGAGAGCTGTCGCGCAGAagtgagaaagaagaagaagcgaaCAATAGCATCTTAATAACACCCCTGTGACATTTTACGTTTATACCCTCACATTTTATCCATCTATTAACTTTACAACTAAGGGTAAAACCGCCCGCACACTGTACTATGAACATTGTCAAGCCGTAAACAGTAAAGTCCACCCATCCTTAATAGTAGGGAAATTCGTATGAAAAAGACGTACTTTGATGACCTTTTACTACACACTTAAAagaatgttttgttttttatttttgtaatttttttaatccCAAAACGAATGTTTGTTTCTTGATATACAATTTCTATCTATAATTCTATATTACATTGATAAGCTGGCCAAGATGATCCAAGTTACCGAGCTTGTTGGTAACCTAGCACGACATTAGATAAGTACGATATTTTAACCGGTGTGAATTCTAGGGGCAGGCACTTCACAATGGTTAAACCAGAATGCAAACGTATCGGTGGAAGTTGACTGGACTAGGATCGTGAAAACATGGACCCGCATTTAAACGGACTGGATCAAGGTTAAACCTTTCCTTAAACCAGATAGAAACCAATCCGACCATgtgtatttatttaattaaataagtttttattattatttataaggTGATATAAGTTTCTAACCCTAATACGCTAGTAATTCCGCCGTTGTAACACGTAAGGCTTCAGGCCTTGAGCGGTTAAAAGTTACAACTGACGACGACGACAAGAAGTCATTGCTTCATTCTCCGCTTCCCCACGCATCCAGTACCTTCTTCCTTAACAGCTCGCCGGTACCAACTTGTCACTTCCATTTCTGGGTTCTTCCCAAGTAGTCCTCATTCATCTTTCCTCTTCTGGATAACCCACTTTCGCTACACCTGTTGGGTACGTTTTCAATCCTTCATATTCTTTCTGAATCCAAATAGCTCGACTTTCTGATCGGAAGGTGTGTAGCCGAGTTTGACTGTGACAGAAAGAAGAAGGATGAGTGCTACGGCTGATGGAGTCAAGTACTCACCCGATTGGTTGGTGAAGCACTCGAATGCTTCCGCAGAGGAGAAGCTCGACGAGCTTCGGAGTTTAATGGGCAAAGCAGAAGGTGATCCAGTGAAGATAGTTGGAGTAGGGGCGGGAGCTTGGGGGAGTGTCTTTGTTGCCATGCTGCAAGATACTTACGGGCATCTACGAGACAAGGCAGTAGTGAGAATATGGAGAAGATCGGGAAGGGCAGTGGATAGAGCCACAGCCGAGCATTTGTTTGAAGTCATCAATTCCAGGGAAGATGTGTTGAGGAGGCTGATCAGAAGATGTGCTTACTTGAAGTATGTCGAGGCGAGGTTGGGGGACAGGACATTGTTTGCGGATGAGATATTGAGAGATGGGTTTTGTTTGAATATGATTGATACGCCTCTTTGCGCTTTGAAAGTTGTCACTAACTTGCAGGAGGCTGTGTGGGATGCTGACATTGTGGTCAATGGGCTGCCGTCCACGGAGACGAGTGTTGTGTTTGAGGAGATCAGTAGGTATTGGAGGGATAGGAAGACAATGCCGATTATAGTTTCGCTTTCTAAAGGTGTTGAGGCTGAGTTGGTGCCTGAACCGCGCATAGTTACTCCCACTCAGATGATCCAGCGAGCAAGTAAGGCTGATTCCTGGTTTTTGCTTCAATTGTTTCAACATTGTTATTGCTCTTTGGCGATGATTTAGCACCTGTATTTTATGTTTGCGTACCTGTCCTTTATGTGTAAATTCTGTGATCTGTAATGCATGGAATGCCTGTATGATTAGGGAACAGCTTTCATGTTTGTTAGTTAagcaattttgtttttggttgttcTTTGTCTCCTTGTTGTCTAACTTGTTGGTGCTTTTCAGCTGGTGCTCCTGTTGAAAACATTCTCTACCTTGGAGGACCCAACATTGCCTCAGAGATATACAACAATGAATATGCCAATGCTCGGTTATGTGGAGCTGAAAAGTGGAGAAAGCCAATGGCTAAGTTTCTGAGGCAGCCACACTTCATTGTGTGGGACAACGGCGACCTTGTTACTCATGAAGTTATGGGTGGCTTAAAAAATGTCTATGCCATTGGAGCTGGTAAGATTCAGTCTCATTGCTTGGTACAACCTGTACATGAGTAACAAATTTTGtaaaggaaaaacatggtaCACAGAATGGTCTTTTGTATAAATTCTATATTCTAATGTAAGAGGTTCAATCTGTTAATGCTTTTAATGTAGAAAATACCTTTTTTGCCTTGCAATTTACATGCGTAACTGTCTCAGATGTTGTGGTTTCAATGGCTTGAGAACTCGAAAGGTATTACATTTGATGTGACGTAGGAATTGCAAATGATAAGTGTAACACCATATAAATTCCTAAGCTAATGTATATTTACTAAGATTCCAACTCTTACTTTTGTATATGTACATATGAAAAATTTGAGACTTCAAGTTGCtgcaagtaaaaaaaaaatttaagtatATAGTGCAATTGATTGGGCCAAGTCTCAAGACTCTGATGTTTCTTGCTAAACATCCTTCACAGATGAAACCTAGATTTATTGTTAATTGCGTCTTTCTGGAAGGTTGTTATGTATCAATTATCATCTTTGGCCTTGTGTTTTTGTACTGTGTGTATGTCTGGTTGTTTCTTTCTTGCTAGTCATGTGTTATTATCCTTTCATACGGACCATAAAACCTTGATTATTGATGCATTGTTTCTAATCAATGTATTTTGAGCTTGATTCATACATGAAATTTGAATGGATGATTCAACAGGAATGGTAGCTGGGTTAACCAATGAGAGCGCCACCAGCAAATCTGTATACTTTGCACATTGTACATCAGAGATGATATTTATCACTCATTTATTGGCAGAAGAACCAGAGAAGCTAGCAGGGCCTTTATTGGCTGACACGTATGTTACCCTGTTGAAAGGTCGTAACGCCTGGTATGGACAAAAGCTGGCCAAGGGGGAGTTAAACCTTGAAATGGGTGATAGCATCAAGGGAAAGGGTATGATTCAGGTATGGATCTCAATCATGTTTAGATATAAATGAGCTAGAGTGCTTGGAACTAAACTTGAAGTGATTGGTGATCCGAATGGAGTTTAGAAAGGGTGAGATGAGGAAGGATATTATATCCTTGAATTAAATATTTACTTTTAGTTGTTGAAAGACATCAGGGCTTTGGCTTGGGAACATATGAACAATATGGGAAGCATGCCAATTAGAGGTGATATGAGTGATCTTGCCCCTATTTTACTCCCATGTGATCTAAGTCAAACCTCCTCATTGTACCTAAACAGGTATTTGCTAGAGTTTCCAGTCTCCTAAAACTTATAGGGTTTGGCAGGAAGCCCCATTTTTTAGCCCTGCAAAGTGGTATTGTGGGATTTTGGGTAAGTAAATCAAAATAAAGTGAAGGTTACCTGATTTATCTAGTAGTTAAGGTCTGACGGCAAGTGATTGTGAAAGTTAAATTTTCAAGGTGTGAGGAAATGTATTCTGTGCAGCTTCTTGGCCAGAGTTTAGCAAGCTTCTTGGCCATATTCATTGTTTGTAGGCCTGGCTGACTCTGCTATTGGAAGTAAGATCTTAGTATAATTGTAGAATGAAGGATCCTATATGAAGGTTAATACCTTCATGATATAATTTACACCTGGATCCAAACTACTATTAAATTTCCTCTAATGAGTGCCCCCAATGAACCATTGTTGTAGGAGAGCTCCTACACAGTTGCATTAGTACAAGTCCATATCACTTGCAGCTAGGATGGTGAATCTACTTTAGATCTTTTAATTCATGTTTGATTCCACTGGCCATTCTAGTACTAGTTTGGTTGCTTCTACCTTCCGTACCAACTCATGGAGTGTGAATCCGCATTTTGTTCTGtcatgtgacttttttttatcttttttattttatttttatatatgctATGTTACATTTTGTCTGGAATTGTCATATCTTTTTGTAATAAAGTGAGATTAGCCGCGTAATTAGAAAACCATAATCACAAATCATTCACCATCTGTGAATGgtatttccttttctttctttcaggGAGTCTCTGCTGTTAAAGCATTTTATGAGCTGCTTAGTCAAGCCTCTTTAAGTGTCAAACATCCTGAAGAAGATAGGCGCATTGTTCCTGTTCAGCTTTGTCCTATCTTGAGGATACTCTATAGTATACTAATAAAAAGGTAATTCTTTTATTCATAGTGAAAGAATGCAACTTGAGTTCTGTAGCGTGAATTGTATTTATCATGATATTAATTAGTATAAGAACTGTAATGGAAGTCTGTACGATTGTGTGAATAGGGAGTTCCCACCTCAGGCTATTCTTGAAGCTTTAAGGGATGAGACAATGCATGACCCTCGGGAGCGTATTGAGATTGCACAAACACATGCTTTTTACAAGCCATTTCTTCTTGGTCAGCAGCAGCTTTGATATACCTTCCTCTAGCGTGGAAGCCACAATAAGTGTCGGCATAATGCTCAAAATAGCAATTCGGTGTATGTGGAGAGTGCCTGGGTAACACATAGTTTCCTGTGCTGTGTATTGTAGGGTTGGTGTACATTTTCAGTTACATTAAAAGTGGTCACTATCTATTCAGAATTGTCATGAAATATCTCTACCAAGGTGAATACTAAGTTCCTAAGGCaaccaaataaaataattacttAGGATCATCAAGATTGACTCGGACAAACCTCGCAGCAACTTCCATAGGTCACCAAAGTTGGTGAGGTTGACAACTCTTTAGCTTACGGATCCATATGGTGAAGGTAATGCAGTTCTTAAAGTCAAGGATCAAGAGAAAACCAACCTACCAGAAACAAAAGACAATGGCTACCAGAAAATAAATGCTCACTGGTTTTTCCAGTCTGCacaaaatcaaaccaaatcaaCAAGGCAGAGCATCTTTGCACAAGAAGAGGCAAGCAATAAAGAAAGGACTACTGTTTATAATAGTCTACAGGCCATAAAAACAGAAAGAGAGCTCCAGGAGTCAGACTGGTTTCATAATCTATACAAATGACATGAGATTATTTGATTAGATGGGTTTCttctctgtgtgtgtgtgttcttCTAGACATTACTCAAAGCATTTATGTTTGGTGTTAATGCTAACTGTGTACCTTGTCCCTCTGCTCACTTCATTCagctttattattattaaggACATTCTTTTTCTTGGTTTACATATTTATCTTGGGGATTCAAGGCAGTTCCACAATCACTTCTGCTGCTGCCTCAGGTTCATCCCTACTTTActttctcattctttctcttcatCTTATAATTTATTTGGAACTGGCACAAACTGATTAAagatttttcatgttcacttCCAGGATATACACACTTGAGAGAGTTCTGCATTTCCTGTTCTTTTTCAAGGATTCAAGGTCAGCCATTACACTTGAATGAAGGCACCCACTTTTGGTCATTTTATCTTCTGTTGGGGTATGCATTTTGTTACTCCAATTTACTTCCGTTTTGAACCAAGTTTATACCTTAGTTTGGAGGAAAAGTTGAGCCTCAAGGTTAGTAACTAGTGAAAGAGGTGAGCCAAATGTCAAAACCTAAAAAACGCTTTTGAAATAGTATAAGCTCTATAGCATAAAAGCAAGGTAGTCAGAAAGATACCCGCCTTGAAGTTCATTTGATCTATTACTTTTACCTTTAGTCTTCAAGCATAGAAACCACTTCCTTCAAAGCTATAATTTCATCTGTTCATCCCGAGGTTAATCTTTACTACTTTGTAGCTGTATGTGCACAAAGCTAAAAGCTGTGGACTATCGGGCATTAGTATATGAAGTGTATTGCTTCAAGAAAACTTATCTGTGCGaaattttgagcctatatTCTAACTCCAAATTAGCTGCAGGTAACATCTTCGAATGGCTAGTTCAGTACCGGTGCCAGCCTTTTTCCAGGTCCTGGTAGGTGAGTTCTCTGTGAAACTGGTAAGTCTTGACCTCCTTTTCTCAGTTTTCAAGATGTTTCCAACATTTATGAGTGTGCGGTTCTCCTCAATTCTGAAGTAATgtattagagtatctttctagtGTAATCCATAGCAAGTGTATTATTTCATCAACTTCTTTGATAATAAATGTTAGATACTGAATCATGAGTTCATACTTGTAAAATATTATGTAGCAAATGTCTGAGCCTCTGAGGTAAAGTATTGTTAttcatcaaagtgaaataAAGCTCAGGGAAAAGAGGCATTTCTAACATGATATCCCCTCATTTGCTGATTGGGTCAGTGATCATTTCTTAATAGCTTCCAAAGACTTGATTTAAAGTATTTCCAGAGTGTTCAATTATGTTCCACGACCAATTTATCTGTGTTTTGATACAGATAAAATTCTTGTTGGTGTAAGAATAATTGATTGGTTCTAGAATCGTTTTCGTTATTTGacaaacaattatatattttgtagaAAATACCAAGAGCTTTTGCCAACCACTTGAATGGTCCAGAACTATGCAAACTTAAAGGCCCTGATGGAAAATGCTGGGATGTAAAACTGGAAGAGAAAAACGatgtttttttcattcataaaGGCTGGAATAAATTTGTGAAGGATAATGTTTTGGCTGAAGGGGACTTTCTGGTTTTTAATTATGATGAAAATTCGTGCTTCAATGTGACAATCTATGATGAAAGTGCATGTGAAATGGACTTGGAAGTAGCCAAGACAACGAGAAGTGGTGGTGGTCAAAGGAGTGAGTTATAGTTTGCTTTACCTCATTACAATACCAGACAGCTAAGTTTATTTTCCTCTACCAAGTAATTTACATTGCTCTGAATTCATGTTTCAATTTGGGACTGTATAGGGGATCACGTCCCACCTGGGGAGTCAAGAATCATTGAGTTCAACTCAGAGAATTTTTGCTTCAAGAGAATTATGGAGAATTACAGAGTGTATCAGCTGGTGAGTAATAAGTGATATACCCAAATTCATTGGACCTTATTTGTGTTTTCCCTGTTCTGATTGAAAAAAATAGTTATTCTTGTCTTCTGAACTGAACGGATGGCAACAAGAATGTCAATCATTTTAGTGAAAATTAAAGATCCACACTTGtcaagagattttttttttgtttatgggCTTTTATCACCTGCAAGGTTAATTCATTTCATAAGTTTTCTCACCCTGATATCAAATATGTTCCAACTTGTAGACCATTCCTAAAGTAATAGCGCAGGCTAAGCTTCAGATGTGCAAGCAGATTATAGAGCTACGGGACCCGAGCAAAATGTCATGGCCTGTTACAGTGTCTCCGATGCAAGATGGCCGTCATGTTATGCACAGTGGCTGGCGTGATTGTTGCAAGAGTAACCAGATTGAAGCAGGGCAGACCATGGTTTTTGAGTTTGTGAAGAGACATGTGAAGCTTCACATCTATAGAGCTGAGGGGTGTGATGTAATCCTCACAGGTCCTAATGTTGTAGATTGAAGGAAGTGCCAGTGCAGATGCAAAACTTATTTCAATTGCTGTGATTAATCGGAATGTAATAGGAGCTTGAGTAAAGGATGATCATGTAACTTAAGTAAGGATATATTTCAATTCCAAGACTATCTGATTCCTTGAATACATTGGTGATTGTTATTTGGTATGTTCTTGAATGGGATTTGAATGCAATTGAAATTAGACAATTGACTGGTTGGACTTTGAATAATCGCATAATAAAGGGCAAGGGACTTATCGTGATTACAGTTACACTGCATTTCTGCATTAACCTGAGTCTGTGATCTCTGTGATATTAAGTAACTCAGTCTTGTCCTAAAAAAACGTAACTCAGTCTTGAACAAATAACACAACACTAGGAACCTACTCTCTGCATCTTACAGTGTAAAATTGTTATCATAAAGCCCAACTCCTAGATTGTCTAGGAGCTTGAAATATAAACTTCTCCAATTTCCTGTTATACAGAGAACCAACGATTCCCAAAAAAAGGTCATAAACATCTCCATTCCTTGTTGTGGGACTTTCATAGTGTTGAAGGTCAGTATACTCAGGGATGTGGTTGTGGGAATAAAGAAGGCTTCAAAACTAAAGTAGCAATTCTTTTAAATTAatcttttgttatttttgttcTCGAGTAGTCAGAGTATCTGTGTTTCCCTTTAGGAAGTCAGTGAGTGAAATTGAGATTGAGTGCACTCTTTGTGTACATGGGTTCTCTCTAATGGAGAACAAGAGGCATTGTGTCATTGCTTTTTCAAGAAAATCAAGTTCCTACACAAGTATTGCTTGTCCAGAAGGAATTGGCACAACACTCTTAATATCATAGATCAATTCAACAACACCAAATTATTGTAACTTAAAAAAACACTGGGGTCTACTTAGATACAGGCTAGCTGCTAGCATCTCAGCTCCAATaatcaacaacaaaataaggaTCCAAATTGGTGTGCGATGATGATATAGAAGAGCTTAATTACTCATTTGATTCTCAATTTTACCTCAGTAAATGGAACATGAAGTCTTACACGAGGATCATATTTTCGCAACTCGAGTTTTTCTGTCATCCCGGAAGGCTTCGTGGTGACGTAAAAATATCCGGTCCTAGCAGATGACACAAGTCGGATGAGCATGgtagccttcttcttcttcttgtcagCCATTCCTTAATTCAACAAGAAATGAATTCCAAATGATCAGGTAACACTCACGTGATAGTGATTAGTCATGAAAGTGTAAACTTTGCTTAAGAATGGAAGATCATGGACTGCAACTGTAATCAAAACTAAGAATGTAGGGTTTAGGggttcagagagagagagagagagagagagagagcgaggaTACCTGATAAAAGGATTCTCGCCCGTTGGTTTCTGCTCGTAAGATTAAGAAACCCTAGTGCGGGCTCCAATTGATTTCTTAATTAAGCTGGGGATGATAGAAGTATATCGAAGGGGGCAAGGGACTTTGATCCTCTCCGAATGCAATATTTTGATAGGAGATAAATACATACTCATTTTACTTTTTGAATTATTTCCTCTAAACTTTTattgttcttttttcttctattgTTTCTATTGAAGCATGGTGATAAGTATGGTACTAAATCTATTAAGGTGATTTGGTGACAAATGAGATTGTGTGTGTAATCTTCTATTGCTAGATTTATGGATCTGTGATTAGGTTGCTTGCTGCATTCCATGCTGCAGCATGGCTTCAGTTTTATCCACTGTGTTATACCGGTTTTCATATATACTCCCACTTGTAAGttcaaatacacatcaatacaACCAAGAGAAAATATTGCTCCATCTGTGCTAAGTTTTtcttcatggtatcagagcaggaaCTTTAGAGTCCTGCTTCTTCTTATCTTTCCTCCGATCTTGCTCTCTTGTGTGattgttcattttctttctcccAGTTTGTAAAATGTCTGGAAGTAGCTCTTTTGTTGATGAGAATCCGTTTTCATCCGCTGGAAACACTAACTCTAATATGGTTAGTGTTTCAGATGCAGATTCAAATCACAATCTTAGGTTATGCTCAACTCTTCTTTCTGAGCATAACTATCTTAATTGGTCTAGGGCTGTCACTTTAGCTATTGGTGGCAGATCTAGGCTTGGCTTTGTTAATGGTAATATACCAATGCCAGAAGTTGGTACAAATGGTTATGATGCATGGGTGAGCAAGGACCAACAGGTGCAGTCATGGTTGCTGAACTCTATGGAGCCAAGACTGGCTCAGATTTTCAATTACTCTGGATCGGCCAAGGATATCTGGGACAATGTCAAGGAGTTGTATGGTCATCAAAACAATTCAGTAAGAGTTTTTCAACTCAAGAAGGACATTTCCAACTTGCAGCAAGAAGATGTTCCTTTTGTGCAGTACCTTGGCAGCCTCACTGCTATGTGGAATGAACTTGAACTATATCGTCCACATACCACAGATTTTGTCACTTTGGCTAAAAGGGCTGAAGAGGACAAAATTTTTCAACTCTTGGCCAATCTCAGTTCAGACTTTGAAGATCTGAGAAGTCACATTCTCATGAATGCTGACTTACCTTCATTCAAAAATGTGTGTGCTACTGTGCAAAGAGAAGAACTTCGAAAGAAGGTGATGAGTTCAGATGTCTACTCCAATACTGCACACTCGAGAGCTTATGCAGCTATTCATGAAACTTCTGAGATGAGGTCTTACAAGGGTAAGCGTGGAAATTTAAAATGTACACACTGTAATGCCACTAATCATGTTAGAGACACTTGCTGGGTCTTGCATCCAGAACTAAAGATCAAGTTCATAAAGGAAAGAGAAAGCAGGAAAAATCAGAAAGGA
This genomic interval carries:
- the LOC126802489 gene encoding B3 domain-containing protein Os01g0723500-like, whose amino-acid sequence is MASSVPVPAFFQVLVGEFSVKLKIPRAFANHLNGPELCKLKGPDGKCWDVKLEEKNDVFFIHKGWNKFVKDNVLAEGDFLVFNYDENSCFNVTIYDESACEMDLEVAKTTRSGGGQRRDHVPPGESRIIEFNSENFCFKRIMENYRVYQLTIPKVIAQAKLQMCKQIIELRDPSKMSWPVTVSPMQDGRHVMHSGWRDCCKSNQIEAGQTMVFEFVKRHVKLHIYRAEGCDVILTGPNVVD
- the LOC126802488 gene encoding probable glycerol-3-phosphate dehydrogenase [NAD(+)] 2, cytosolic — translated: MSATADGVKYSPDWLVKHSNASAEEKLDELRSLMGKAEGDPVKIVGVGAGAWGSVFVAMLQDTYGHLRDKAVVRIWRRSGRAVDRATAEHLFEVINSREDVLRRLIRRCAYLKYVEARLGDRTLFADEILRDGFCLNMIDTPLCALKVVTNLQEAVWDADIVVNGLPSTETSVVFEEISRYWRDRKTMPIIVSLSKGVEAELVPEPRIVTPTQMIQRATGAPVENILYLGGPNIASEIYNNEYANARLCGAEKWRKPMAKFLRQPHFIVWDNGDLVTHEVMGGLKNVYAIGAGMVAGLTNESATSKSVYFAHCTSEMIFITHLLAEEPEKLAGPLLADTYVTLLKGRNAWYGQKLAKGELNLEMGDSIKGKGMIQGVSAVKAFYELLSQASLSVKHPEEDRRIVPVQLCPILRILYSILIKREFPPQAILEALRDETMHDPRERIEIAQTHAFYKPFLLGQQQL
- the LOC126803184 gene encoding uncharacterized protein LOC126803184, with amino-acid sequence MADKKKKKATMLIRLVSSARTGYFYVTTKPSGMTEKLELRKYDPRVRLHVPFTEVKLRIK